Proteins found in one Ptychodera flava strain L36383 chromosome 3, AS_Pfla_20210202, whole genome shotgun sequence genomic segment:
- the LOC139129309 gene encoding mixed lineage kinase domain-like protein encodes MKIPPKLKENQEAITSKDIQIKELKKKNEGEAMKAKCVECEKKDVELKNAHREKKAAEAVCTEQGNIIKELRTRQQENMRNCGETCRAEGPNLQELGEDSLSRKDVTDLTPIAEKGVGSVSRAKYRGKIVAIKDYNSRQSTSEFNRKALYRSHEKMKCYAGRHTVKAVGVVDDKETATCWHVTEYEERGSLRKVLADESTSLTWIKKVDFALGVCQCLLLLHNRDNPEVLGKIGSNKFLLGLNWDVKMCDFACTDNPDWAREYLMNQNRSCMPPEHVTELQMTYNMTTECYWVGVILSEIATRKSATEAKTLPDDCPDEYRKVVNGLMESDPCSRMNVRESGGRDKSETPLREECNSRHDQVVTDRERDWRTERDRERSRERQRQGDREREAERQRDRDSALVINCAGGKEKVVHPVQSNVEKLEKLDVVPDISITKQTNRNRNCVS; translated from the exons ATGAAAATACCACCGAAACTGAAGGAAAACCAG GAGGCGATTACGAGTAAAGACATACAAATAAAGGAGCTGAAGAAGAAGAATGAAG GAGAAGCAATGAAAGCGAAATGTGTAGAATGTGAGAAGAAGGATGTGGAATTAAAAAATGCACACAGAGAGAAGAAAGCAGCGGAAGCTGTGTGTACCGAACAGGGTAATATCATCAAGGAATTACGAACTCGTCAACAGGAAAACATGAGAAATTGTGGCGAGACGTGTCGTG CTGAGGGACCAAATTTACAAGAGCTGGGTGAAGATAGTTTATCGAGAAAAGATGTCACTGATTTGACCCCCATCGCAGAAAAAGGTGTCGGGTCTGTAAGCCGAGCCAAATACCGAGGAAAAATTGTTGCCATCAAGGATTACAACTCAAGACAaag CACATCGGAATTCAATCGTAAGGCTCTGTATCGCAgtcatgaaaaaatgaaatgttatgcTGGTAGACACACCGTGAAGGCAGTTGGAGTAGTGGACGACAAAGAGACGG CGACATGCTGGCATGTGACAGAGTACGAAGAACGTGGGTCATTGAGAAAGGTGTTAGCAGACGAATCTACAAGCTTAACCTGGATAAAAAAGGTGGATTTTGCTTTGGGCGTATGTCAGTGCCTATTGTTATTACACAACAGGGACAATCCCGAGGTGTTGGGGAAAATTGGAAGCAACAAGTTTCTTCTAGGATTGAACTGGGATGTCAAG ATGTGTGATTTTGCTTGCACTGATAATCCGGACTGGGCAAGGGAATATCTGATGAATCAGAACAGATCGTGCATGCCCCCGGAGCACGTAACTGAATTGCAAATGACTTACAATATGACAACTGAATGTTATTG GGTTGGGGTCATTTTATCTGAAATTGCTACAAGGAAATCAGCCACTGAAG CCAAGACTCTGCCAGATGATTGCCCAGATGAATATAGGAAAGTAGTCAATGGACTAATGGAGTCTGATCCTTGCAGCAGAATGAATGTCAGAG AATCCGGTGGACGAGATAAAAGCGAAACTCCCTTGCGTGAAGAGTGCAACTCTCGTCATGATCAAGTCGTCACTGATCGAGAGAGAGATTGGAGGACAGAGAGAGATCGGGAGAGAtcgagagagagacagagacagggagacagagagagagaggcagagagacagagagacagagacagtgcCTTAGTGATAAACTGTGCAGGAGGAAAAGAAAAGGTTGTTCACCCAGTGCAGAGTAACGTTGAAAAACTTGAAAAGTTGGACGTTGTACCTGATATCTCAATCACCAAGCAAACCAACCGGAATCGGAACTGTGTCTCGTGA